In Acidobacteriota bacterium, one DNA window encodes the following:
- a CDS encoding DUF4276 family protein produces the protein MNELVFLLEEASMREVLKVILPQIVPPEISCVLITHEGKRDLEVSIPRKLRAWQNPGARFVIVRDQDMANCYDLKDHLRTLCTQAGRRDSLIRIACHELEAWFLGDMQAVSRAFELPQLKKLSEKRKFREPDLLGNAAEELQKLVRRYKKVGGARAVAPHLDLAANRSHSFRVFLAGIRRIVDAMTKES, from the coding sequence ATGAACGAGTTAGTCTTTCTTCTGGAAGAGGCCTCGATGCGTGAGGTGCTCAAAGTTATCCTGCCGCAAATCGTTCCGCCGGAGATTTCTTGTGTCCTGATTACGCACGAAGGAAAACGCGATCTGGAAGTTTCCATCCCGCGCAAGCTGCGCGCCTGGCAGAATCCTGGAGCGCGTTTTGTCATTGTGCGAGATCAGGATATGGCGAACTGTTACGACCTCAAAGATCATTTACGCACGTTGTGCACGCAGGCGGGCCGGCGCGATAGTTTGATCCGCATTGCTTGCCATGAACTTGAAGCGTGGTTTCTGGGCGACATGCAAGCTGTTAGCCGCGCTTTTGAGTTGCCCCAATTGAAGAAATTGAGCGAGAAGCGCAAGTTTCGTGAACCGGATTTGTTGGGGAATGCGGCAGAGGAACTTCAGAAACTCGTCAGACGCTACAAGAAAGTTGGCGGTGCCAGAGCCGTCGCGCCGCATCTTGACCTGGCTGCCAATCGCTCGCACAGCTTTCGAGTCTTTCTGGCTGGAATCCGGCGCATCGTTGACGCAATGACAAAGGAAAGCTGA
- a CDS encoding AAA family ATPase, which yields MKIESISLRNFRAFKDVTIENLPSMAVFVGANGSGKTTLFDVFGFLRDSLIHNVRQALARRGGFREVVSRNTDGPIEIELKFRSKPTDPRVTYSLAVSLQDALPVVEREVLKYRRGSFGQPWKFLDFRFGEGEAITNEEAYDTPDAEQKREHQKLESADILAIKGLGQFERFKVVSDFRKLIENWHVSDFHIADARPSQEAGYAEHLSSRGDNLPLVAQYLYEHHRPLFNQVLEKMAQRVPGVERVNPVETEDGRLVLKFQDGSFKDPFIARYVSDGTIKMFAYLLLLHDPSPHPVLCVEEPENQLYPELLRELAEEFRLYAERGGQVFISTHSPDFLNGVELEEIFWLAKRDGYTRVLRGADNPQLKALIEAGDLPGTLWRQGLFAGAGPQ from the coding sequence ATGAAAATTGAATCTATTTCGCTCAGGAATTTCCGCGCCTTCAAAGATGTGACGATTGAGAACCTGCCTTCGATGGCTGTTTTTGTAGGCGCGAATGGCAGCGGGAAGACGACCTTATTTGATGTATTTGGGTTTTTACGTGACTCGTTGATCCACAATGTGCGTCAGGCGCTGGCGCGGCGGGGCGGTTTTCGTGAAGTCGTCAGCCGTAACACGGATGGGCCTATCGAAATTGAGTTGAAGTTTCGTAGTAAGCCCACAGATCCGCGCGTCACCTATTCACTCGCCGTCTCCTTACAAGACGCTCTGCCGGTGGTCGAACGCGAAGTCTTGAAATACCGCCGCGGCAGTTTCGGCCAACCCTGGAAGTTTCTTGATTTCCGCTTTGGTGAAGGCGAAGCGATTACCAATGAAGAAGCCTACGATACGCCAGACGCCGAACAGAAACGTGAGCATCAGAAACTGGAATCCGCCGACATCCTTGCCATCAAAGGGCTGGGGCAATTCGAGCGCTTCAAAGTCGTGAGCGACTTTCGCAAACTGATCGAAAACTGGCACGTCTCCGATTTTCATATTGCGGATGCCCGGCCTAGCCAAGAAGCCGGATATGCCGAACATCTTTCCTCACGCGGTGATAATCTGCCGCTCGTGGCACAATATCTTTACGAGCATCATCGGCCACTCTTCAACCAAGTCCTGGAAAAAATGGCCCAGCGCGTGCCCGGCGTCGAACGGGTCAATCCGGTTGAAACGGAAGATGGCCGGTTGGTGCTCAAATTTCAGGATGGTTCTTTCAAAGACCCGTTTATCGCGCGGTATGTTTCTGATGGCACCATCAAGATGTTTGCCTATCTGCTGTTACTGCACGACCCCAGCCCACATCCGGTGTTATGTGTCGAAGAGCCGGAAAATCAGCTTTACCCGGAACTGTTGCGCGAATTAGCGGAGGAATTCCGGTTGTATGCCGAGCGTGGCGGGCAAGTGTTTATTTCCACGCATTCACCGGATTTTTTGAATGGCGTCGAACTCGAAGAAATCTTCTGGCTGGCGAAACGGGATGGCTATACGCGCGTTTTGCGGGGTGCGGATAACCCACAATTGAAAGCCTTGATTGAGGCAGGCGATTTGCCGGGTACGCTTTGGCGGCAGGGGTTATTTGCAGGAGCCGGGCCACAATGA